A window of the Cicer arietinum cultivar CDC Frontier isolate Library 1 chromosome 6, Cicar.CDCFrontier_v2.0, whole genome shotgun sequence genome harbors these coding sequences:
- the LOC101503093 gene encoding uncharacterized protein has protein sequence MDRTWMYNRVHENRRRLKEEYVSGVKDFVKRVLKQPICISEGAIRCPCIKCKCMKISAATTVRLHLYQDGFQPDYWIWTEHGEVKPIVETRGGSTSNRIVHHDDQFNAMDEMVFDAFRPYRDVLDVNTNMGNGTFAEDELPNEDAKRFYDKLISTNKPIYEGASQSMLSICVQLLAIRFNWHVPQKGLKVEKIDCCKKGCMLYYKDDNKLSECKKIHSPRFIPRRTGMGKYKDVPAKRMFYFPIIPRLQRLYASTESAAEMRWHHENKKSSNVLRHLSDGKAWKHFDDVYPDFSSDPRNTINDFPAYGMLSGWGTRGKLVCPHCMEDTKAFTLKYGGKNSWFDCHRRFLLANHSFRRSKTSFTKNRDEKNGQPYIYTGQEISDVVSNFPKVTEIGWKKKLNWYGVIHNWKKQSIFWDLPYWKDNLLRHNLDVMHIEKNVFDNIFNTVMNVKGKTKDNEKARKDLSLLCFRGDLEMQVLSNGKMGKPKANYTLTSSDAKLVCKWLKDLRMPYGYASNLARCADVEKGTIHGMKSHDCHVFMECLLPIAFHSLPEFVWKPLTELSQFFKDLCCNTLRCMGVSKRAVTNKARVEGSICADYIQRETTYFCSHYFKSFNLLPTTNLSNNRHLECDDLQPSLSILLKRGRPSGKSRTHYLTDNEWKSDQVHVLINCDEIKPYLDLFLENHSINEEDASRRIHAEFPIWLKAYVNNEANEVTNKDIIALSRGPSSMAISWNIYFVNGYTFHTKAYNIDKKTINSGVHEKVALFYCEWFDPTKNRGTKIHPQYQIVDIKMDKRYRPYDPFILVQKARQVYYVPYPEMCRDKRGWCVAITTKSKGHVEIDNTKDEMSYQSDGMSHVLPIAEIESISCLRDNSQVDLFEEIFD, from the exons ATGGATCGTACTTGGATGTACAATAGGGTACATGAAAATAGACGCAGATTGAAAGAGGAGTATGTTAGTGGTGTTAAAGATTTTGTGAAGAGGGTTTTGAAACAACCGATTTGTATATCTGAGGGAGCGATAAGGTGTCCGTGTATAAAATGCAAGTGTATGAAGATATCTGCAGCAACTACTGTTAGACTTCACTTGTACCAGGATGGATTTCAACCAGATTATTGGATTTGGACTGAACACGGAGAAGTGAAGCCAATAGTTGAAACAAGGGGAGGTTCGACTAGTAATAGGATTGTGCATCACGACGACCAATTTAATGCAATGGATGAAATGGTGTTTGATGCTTTTAGGCCTTATCGAGATGTCCTTGATGTGAACACTAACATGGGAAATGGCACATTTGCTGAGGATGAGTTGCCTAACGAAGATGCAAAACGATTTTATGACAAGTTGATATCCACCAACAAGCCCATCTACGAGGGGGCTTCCCAATCAATGTTATCAATATGTGTTCAACTTCTAGCAATTAGGTTTAATTGGCATGTTCCACAAAAAG GgttgaaggttgagaagattgaCTGTTGTAAGAAAGGATGTATGTTATATTACAAGGATGATAACAAGTTATCTGAGTGCAAAAAAATTCATTCTCCTAGGTTCATTCCACGTAGGACTGGAATGGGAAAATACAAAGATGTTCCAGCAAAAAGAATGTTTTATTTCCCTATCATTCCTAGATTACAAAGATTGTATGCATCAACTGAGTCTGCAGCTGAAATGAGATGGCATCATGAGAATAAAAAGAGTTCAAACGTCCTTCGCCATCTGTCTGATGGAAAAGCGTGGAAACATTTTGACGATGTTTATCCTGACTTTTCTAGTGACCCCAGAAAT acaattaatgattttcccgCCTATGGTATGTTATCTGGATGGGGAACACGAGGTAAGTTGGTATGTCCTCATTGTATGGAAGACACAAAAGCTTTCACTTTGAAATATGGCGGTAAGAATTCTTGGTTTGATTGTCATCGTCGATTCTTGCTAGCTAATCACTCTTTCAGAAGAAGTAAAACaagttttacaaaaaatagGGATGAGAAAAATGGTCAACCTTACATTTACACAGGGCAAGAGATATCGGATGTGGTGAGTAATTTTCCAAAAGTGACTGAAATTGGTtggaaaaagaaattgaattgGTATGGAGTGATTCATAATTGGAAAAAACAaagtattttttgggatcttcCATATTGGAAGGATAACTTGTTAAGGCACAACCTCGATGTGATGCACATAGAGAAAAATGTCTTCGATAATATATTTAACACTGTTATGAATGTTAAAGGTAAAACAAAGGATAATGAAAAGGCGAGAAAAGACTTGTCTTTATTATGCTTTCGCGGGGACTTGGAGATGCAAGTCTTATCTAACGGAAAGATGGGTAAACCAAAGGCAAATTACACTTTGACATCATCAGATGCCAAGTTGGTTTGTAAATGGCTTAAGGATTTGAGAATGCCTTATGGCTATGCTTCAAACCTTGCTAGGTGTGCCGATGTTGAGAAGGGTACGATACATGGGATGAAGAGTCACGACTGTCATGTTTTCATGGAATGTTTACTCCCAATTGCATTTCATTCCTTGCCAGAATTTGTTTGGAAACCATTAACCGAGCTAAGTCAATTCTTCAAGGATCTTTGTTGCAATACATTGAG ATGTATGGGAGTCTCAAAGCGGGCAGTGAcaaataaggctagggttgaagGCTCCATATGCGCCGACTATATACAACGCGAGACAACTtatttttgttctcattatttcaagtCATTCAATTTGTTGCCGACCACAAATTTAAGTAATAATCGTCATTTAGAATGTGATGATCTCCAACCTTCACTATCCATCTTGCTGAAACGAGGTCGACCTAGTGGGAAGTCTAGAACACATTATCTAACAGATAACGAATGGAAATCTGATCAAGTACACGTGTTGATTAATTGTGATGAAATTAAACCATATCTTGA CTTATTCTTGGAGAATCACTCAATCAATGAAGAAGACGCATCTAGACGTATACATGCAGAGTTTCCCATATGGCTGAAAGCATATGTAAATAACGAGGCAAATGAAGTGACCAACAAAGACATAATAGCACTATCTCGTGGTCCTTCATCAATGGCAATATCTTGGAACATTTACTTTGTTAACGGGTACACTTTTCACACTAAGGCCTACAACATTGATAAAAAGACAATCAATAGTGGGGTGCAT GAGAAGGTTGcattattttattgtgaatGGTTTGACCCAACAAAAAATAGGGGTACAAAGATTCATCCACAATATCAAATTGTTGATATTAAGATGGATAAACGTTATCGTCCTTATGATCCTTTCATCCTGGTGCAAAAAGcaagacaagtgtattatgtcCCTTATCCAGAAATGTGTAGAGATAAGCGTGGATGGTGTGTGGCaattaccacaaaatcaaaGGGTCACGTGGAGATTGACAACACAAAGGATGAAATGTCTTATCAATCTGATGGGATGTCACATGTTCTACCAATTGCAGAAATAGAATCCATATCTT